The Synchiropus splendidus isolate RoL2022-P1 chromosome 1, RoL_Sspl_1.0, whole genome shotgun sequence genome includes a window with the following:
- the LOC128752485 gene encoding uncharacterized protein LOC128752485 isoform X2 encodes METRRAGVQQLLVMKEEEDATEQQECSSSLDQEGQEPPLIKEEPEEEDLDQIKEEATQFSLTPVQVKSEDDGATSSWTQHMKTEADGDTCGGAEAASDLDTPLLPDHQRSPCSDSDTDDSEDWRDTSDTQSGSKSAQNPKETFD; translated from the exons ATGGAGACCCGCAGAGCAG gtgtccagcagctgctggtgatgaaagaagaagaagatgctactgagcagcaggagtgcagctccagtctggatcaggagggacaagaacctcctctcattaaagaagaaccagaagaagaagatctagaccaaatcaaagaagaggccacccagttctccctcactccggtccaggtgaagagtgaagatgatggagcaaccagcagctggactcaacacatgaagacagaagctgatggagacacctgtggaggagcagaagcagccagtgacttggatacacctctcctccctgaccaccagaggtcgccttgttctgactctgacactgatgacagtgaggactggagagacaCCAGTGACACTCAGTCAGGTTCAAAGTCTGCGCAGAATCCAAAG GAGACCTTTGACTGA
- the LOC128752796 gene encoding zinc finger protein 577-like isoform X2 codes for METRRAGVQQLLVVMKEEEDATEQQECSSSLDQEGQEPPLIKEEPEEEDLDQIKEEATQFSLTPVQVKSEDDGATSSWTQHMKTEADGDTCGGAEAASDLDTPLLPDHQRSPCSDSDTEDSEDWRDTTQSGTVGTPDVHVSEKEDEADESLICSGCGKKCASKTGLNRHMKSCSGPLTCSICLKSFLRKRYLIIHMKRHAGKAPFSCSHCVW; via the exons gtgtccagcagctgctggtggtgatgaaagaagaagaagatgctactgagcagcaggagtgcagctccagtctggatcaggagggacaagaacctcctctcattaaagaagaaccagaagaagaagatctcgaccaaatcaaagaagaggccacccagttctccctcactcctgtccaggtgaagagtgaagatgatggagcaaccagcagctggactcaacacatgaagacagaagctgatggagacacctgtggaggagcagaagcagccagtgacttggatacacctctcctccctgaccaccagaggtcgccttgttctgactctgacacggaagacagtgaggactggagagacaCCACTCAATCAGGTACTGTGGGGACTCCAGACGTTCATGTCAGTGAGAAGGAAGATGAAGCTGATGAATCGCTGATCTGCTCTGGATGTGGGAAGAAATGTGCTTCAAAGACTGGACTGAATCGACACATGAAATCCTGCAGTGGACCTCTGACTTGTTCTATTTGTCTAAAGTCTTTTTTAAGGAAACGCTATCTGATCATTCACATGAAACGTCACGCTGGAAAAGCaccattcagctgctctcactgtg TGTGGTGA
- the LOC128752655 gene encoding gastrula zinc finger protein XlCGF57.1-like — MKTEADGDTCGGAEAASDLDTPLLPDHQRSPCSDSDTDDSEDWRDTSDTQSVHTGEKRFICSHCGKGFTQNHYLTKHMRSHTGEKPFKCSQCGKCFSQSGHLSVHLRIHTGENPFVCTQCGKGFKLNQNLKIHMRSHTGEKPFRCSHCDKCFSQSSNLSTHLRTHTGENLFVCSQCGKGFARSHYLDRHMRSHTGEKPFRCSHCDKCFSHSGGLSIHMRSHTGEKPFKCSHCDKCFSQSSNLSTHLKLHSGENPFVCSECGKGFARGHYLERHMRSHTGEKPFLCPQCGKSFSQNSNLNIHMRIHTGEKPFRCSHCGKCFSQSTNLSTHLKLHSGENPFVCSQCGQGFPRNHCLKRHMRSHTGDNPFRCSHCGKGFSHRGNLNTHLRSHTGVRLFRCTQCGKGFMRNHSLKKHLKSHAAD, encoded by the coding sequence atgaagacagaagctgatggagacacctgtggaggagcagaagcagccagtgacttggatacacctctgctccctgaccaccagaggtcgccttgttctgactctgacactgatgacagtgaggactggagagacaCCAGTGACACTCAGTCAgtccacactggagaaaaacgtTTCATATGCTCCCACTGTGGTAAAGGTTTCACGCAGAACCATTACCTGACGAAACACATGAGAagccacactggagaaaaacctttcaaatgctctcagtgtggaaaatgtttttcacagagcGGGCACCTTAGTGTTCACCTGAGGATTCATACTGGAGAAAATCCTTTTGTCTGCACTCAGTGTGGTAAAGGTTTTAAGTTGAACCAGAATCTGAAGATTCACATGAGaagtcacactggagaaaaacccttcagatGCTCTCATTgtgataaatgtttttcacagagcTCAAATCTTAGCACTCACCTGAGaactcacactggagaaaatcTCTTTGTCTGCTCACAGTGTGGTAAAGGCTTTGCCCGCAGCCATTACCTGGACAGACACATGAGAAGTCACACTggcgaaaaacccttcagatgCTCTCATTGTGATAAATGTTTCTCACACAGCGGGGGTCTTAGTATTCACATGAGAAGTCATAcgggagaaaaacctttcaaatgCTCTCACTGTGATAAGTGTTTTTCACAGAGCTCAAATCTTAGTACTCACCTGAAACTTCATAGTGGAGAAAATCCTTTCGTCTGCTCAGAGTGTGGTAAAGGTTTTGCCCGCGGCCATTACCTGGAGAGACACATGAGaagtcacactggagaaaaacctttcctaTGTCCTCAGTGTGGTAAATCGTTTTCACAGAACTCTAATCTTAATattcacatgagaattcacactggagaaaaacctttcagatgctctcactgtggtaaatgtttttcacagagcACCAACCTCAGTACTCATCTGAAACTTCATAGTGGAGAAAATCCTTTcgtctgctcccagtgtggtcaAGGTTTTCCACGGAACCACTGTCTGAAGAGACACATGAGGAGTCACACTGGAGATAACCCTTTCAGATGCTCACACTGCGGTAAAGGCTTTTCACATCGGGGGAACCTGAACACTCATCTGAGAAGTCACACTGGAGTCCGTCTGTTCCGATGCACCCAGTGTGGTAAAGGTTTTATGCGGAACCATTCCCTGAAGAAACACTTGAAAAGTCACGCTGCAGATTAA
- the LOC128752485 gene encoding gastrula zinc finger protein XlCGF57.1-like isoform X1: METRRAGVQQLLVMKEEEDATEQQECSSSLDQEGQEPPLIKEEPEEEDLDQIKEEATQFSLTPVQVKSEDDGATSSWTQHMKTEADGDTCGGAEAASDLDTPLLPDHQRSPCSDSDTDDSEDWRDTSDTQSGSKSAQNPKVRVSGKKDEDESLICCGCGMKCYSQGGLSLHMKSCRRPLTESGDTDDADDNEDRWRETSHTRSGSKSAPNPKVRVSGKKDEDESLICSGCERKCSSKSGLIRHMKSCNGPLTCSVCGKFFFKRSDLNRHTILHSGETPFSCSHCSRFFKHIEQLNAHMRCHLEKPLSCSRCGKCFLYRADLMKHMRVHTGEKPFVCSQCGKCYTQSSHLKGHMRVHTGEKPFSCSQCGKCFAQSHCLKVHMRSHTGEKLFRCSECGQGFTRSHSLNIHMKGHTGEKPFRCSHCGKCFIQECRLTAHIRIHTGEKPFICSYCFKCFSLSATLRSHLRCHRVTSFTCSQCGRDFKQSHYLKRHMRIHAG, encoded by the exons ATGGAGACCCGCAGAGCAG gtgtccagcagctgctggtgatgaaagaagaagaagatgctactgagcagcaggagtgcagctccagtctggatcaggagggacaagaacctcctctcattaaagaagaaccagaagaagaagatctagaccaaatcaaagaagaggccacccagttctccctcactccggtccaggtgaagagtgaagatgatggagcaaccagcagctggactcaacacatgaagacagaagctgatggagacacctgtggaggagcagaagcagccagtgacttggatacacctctcctccctgaccaccagaggtcgccttgttctgactctgacactgatgacagtgaggactggagagacaCCAGTGACACTCAGTCAGGTTCAAAGTCTGCGCAGAATCCAAAGGTTCGTGTGAGTGGGAAGAAAGATGAGGATGAATCGCTGATCTGCTGTGGATGTGGGATGAAGTGTTATTCACAGGGTGGACTGTCTCTACACATGAAATCCTGCAGGAGACCTTTGACTGAGTCTGGCGACACTGATGACGCTGACGACAAtgaggacagatggagagaaacCAGTCACACTCGATCAGGTTCAAAGTCTGCGCCGAATCCAAAGGTTCGTGTGAGTGGGAAGAAAGATGAGGATGAATCCCTGATCTGCTCTGGATGTGAGAGGAAATGTTCTTCTAAGTCTGGACTGATTCGACACATGAAATCCTGTAATGGACCTTTGACTTGTTCTGTCTGTgggaaatttttttttaagagaagtGATCTGAATCGTCACACGATACTGCACTCTGGAGAAacacctttcagctgctctcattGTAGCCGTTTTTTCAAACACATTGAACAACTAAACGCCCACATGAGATGTCACCTTGAAAAACCTTTAAGCTGCTCTCgctgtggtaaatgttttttgtaCAGGGCGGACCTGATGAAGCACATGAGAGTTcatactggagaaaagccttttgtctgctctcagtgtggaaaatgttatACACAGAGTAGTCATctgaagggccacatgagaGTGCACACTggggaaaaacctttcagttgctctcagtgtggtaaatgcttTGCGCAGAGCCATTGTCTGAAGGTTCACATGAGAAGTCATACTGGAGAAAAACTTTTCAGATGCTCTGAATGTGGTCAAGGTTTTACACGGAGCCATTCCTTGAACATACACATGAAAGGTCACACAGGCGAAAAGCCTTTCAGATGCTCTcactgtggtaaatgttttatcCAGGAATGTCGACTGACAGCTCACATAAGAAtccacactggagaaaagcctttcatatGTTCTTACTGTTTTAAATGCTTTTCACTCAGCGCGACCCTTAGGTCTCACCTCAGATGTCATAGAGTAACTTCTTTCacatgctctcagtgtggtcgAGATTTTAAGCAGAGCCATTATCTGAAGagacacatgagaattcatGCTGGATAA
- the LOC128752796 gene encoding zinc finger protein 436-like isoform X1: protein METRRAGVQQLLVVMKEEEDATEQQECSSSLDQEGQEPPLIKEEPEEEDLDQIKEEATQFSLTPVQVKSEDDGATSSWTQHMKTEADGDTCGGAEAASDLDTPLLPDHQRSPCSDSDTEDSEDWRDTTQSGTVGTPDVHVSEKEDEADESLICSGCGKKCASKTGLNRHMKSCSGPLTCSICLKSFLRKRYLIIHMKRHAGKAPFSCSHCGKCFSQSADLATHLKVHGEKPFVCFQCGECFTQRGTLKAHVRGHTGDQHFRCSQCGQSFTCSHSLKKHIRTHTG, encoded by the coding sequence gtgtccagcagctgctggtggtgatgaaagaagaagaagatgctactgagcagcaggagtgcagctccagtctggatcaggagggacaagaacctcctctcattaaagaagaaccagaagaagaagatctcgaccaaatcaaagaagaggccacccagttctccctcactcctgtccaggtgaagagtgaagatgatggagcaaccagcagctggactcaacacatgaagacagaagctgatggagacacctgtggaggagcagaagcagccagtgacttggatacacctctcctccctgaccaccagaggtcgccttgttctgactctgacacggaagacagtgaggactggagagacaCCACTCAATCAGGTACTGTGGGGACTCCAGACGTTCATGTCAGTGAGAAGGAAGATGAAGCTGATGAATCGCTGATCTGCTCTGGATGTGGGAAGAAATGTGCTTCAAAGACTGGACTGAATCGACACATGAAATCCTGCAGTGGACCTCTGACTTGTTCTATTTGTCTAAAGTCTTTTTTAAGGAAACGCTATCTGATCATTCACATGAAACGTCACGCTGGAAAAGCaccattcagctgctctcactgtggtaaatgtttttcgCAGAGTGCTGACCTTGCAACTCATCTGAAAGTTcatggagaaaaaccttttgtcTGCTTCCAGTGTGGTGAATGCTTCACACAGCGTGGGACCCTGAAAGCTCACGTGAGAGGTCACACTGGAGACCAGCACTTcagatgctctcagtgtggtcaaAGCTTTACCTGCAGCCATTCCCTGAAGAAGCACATTAGAACTCACACTGGTTAA